The Candidatus Polarisedimenticolaceae bacterium genome includes the window CTCGCCGACTACGACCGGCGGACCGCGCGTTATTACCTGACGCAGACCTTCGTGCACTCCGCGGAGCGCATGGTGGTGAAGGGAGACCTCGAGGCCGCGGCCCGCGACTACCAGCGCGCCGCCGAGGTCAGCCCCGACTTCCCGGACATCCGATTCCGCCTCGGCCGCACCCTCGAGCAGCTCGACCGGCTCGACGAGGCGATCGAGGAGTACCGGCGCGCGATCCTCTCCAACGAGGAATACGACCACGCGCACACGGCGCTCGCCTTCTGCCTGCTGCGCGCCGGCCGGGACGACGAGGCGGCCGAGGCGTTCCAGCGCGTGCTGGACCTGCGCGTGGAGTCGCTGCGGGCCCCCTACGAGCGCGGGTTGCAGCGCTTGCGCGAGGGCATGAACGCGGAGGCCGAGGACTTCTTCCGCGAGGCGTTCCTGTCGGCCCCGTACAAGTTCGAGGACCACTACGCCGCGGCGCTGGGCCTGCTGAAGGCCGAGCAGTGGGAAAAGGCGCTCGACGAGCTCGACCGGGCGATCGCCCTGAACCCCAAATACGGCGACCTCCACAACTACCGTGGGGTCGCGCTTTGCGAGCTTTCCCGCCTCGACGAGGCGATCGCCGCATTCCGTCGCTCGATTGCATTGAATCCGGACTACCTCTCGGCGAAACTGAACCTCGCGTTCGCGCACCTGCGCGCGGCGCAATACAAGGAGGCGGAGACCCAGCTCGAGCTCGTGCTCGAGCAGGACCCGACCGTGACGGTGGCTTCCGTGAAGCTCGAGGAACTCCGCACCGGCCGCGCGAGCGAAGCGCGGCGCCAGCCTCCGCGGGGAGGGGCGCGATGAACGTCCGCGCCTTCGGGCTCACCGACGTCGGCCGCCGTCGCGAGGGGA containing:
- a CDS encoding tetratricopeptide repeat protein — translated: MRLLSEVRNLMGSYHVKSGIYHFYRNEFKQAVDFFRKALKDEPNLADYDRRTARYYLTQTFVHSAERMVVKGDLEAAARDYQRAAEVSPDFPDIRFRLGRTLEQLDRLDEAIEEYRRAILSNEEYDHAHTALAFCLLRAGRDDEAAEAFQRVLDLRVESLRAPYERGLQRLREGMNAEAEDFFREAFLSAPYKFEDHYAAALGLLKAEQWEKALDELDRAIALNPKYGDLHNYRGVALCELSRLDEAIAAFRRSIALNPDYLSAKLNLAFAHLRAAQYKEAETQLELVLEQDPTVTVASVKLEELRTGRASEARRQPPRGGAR